One window from the genome of Mucilaginibacter ginsenosidivorans encodes:
- a CDS encoding site-specific integrase: MKTNFSLLFYLKKPKNYQSGLVPIYLRITVNGKRAETSTGRECEPALWNSTAGRFKGTKEGIKSFNAYLDNLQAQVYDAHGQLTEAGGMITAESLKNKLLGKSEKSRMLISLFKDHNKKLSALVGDEYAAGTLERYETSLRHTRSFLEWQYKVSDIDIKQIDHDFITNYEFYLRSERKCANNSAIKYIKNFGKIIRLCLASGWLDKDPFVNYTAKVKRVDRVFLNREELQDIADKVFPTERLNQVRDIFLFCCFTGLAYADVKKLKPAEIVKGLDGEMWIYTKRKKTDTPSRIPLLPSALGLIKRYADHPLCCNTDKALPVSTNQKMNAYLKEIADVCGINKVLTFHIARHTFATTVTLSNGVPIESVSKMLGHTNIKTTQHYAKILDLKVGQDMALLRQKFVID; this comes from the coding sequence ATGAAAACTAACTTCAGCTTGCTTTTTTATTTGAAGAAGCCAAAAAACTATCAAAGCGGCCTTGTGCCTATTTATTTGCGGATTACTGTTAACGGTAAACGGGCAGAAACCAGTACAGGCCGTGAATGCGAACCTGCCCTATGGAACAGTACCGCAGGACGTTTTAAAGGCACAAAAGAAGGAATCAAGTCTTTCAACGCCTACCTCGATAACCTGCAAGCCCAGGTTTACGATGCGCATGGTCAATTAACCGAAGCGGGCGGTATGATTACTGCCGAAAGTTTAAAAAATAAGCTATTAGGCAAAAGCGAAAAATCCCGAATGCTTATTAGCCTGTTTAAAGACCACAATAAAAAGCTTTCGGCTTTGGTTGGTGATGAGTATGCAGCCGGGACATTGGAACGCTACGAAACCTCTTTAAGGCATACCCGGAGCTTTTTAGAATGGCAATACAAAGTTTCGGATATTGACATTAAGCAGATTGACCATGACTTTATAACCAATTATGAATTTTACCTGCGATCTGAACGTAAATGTGCCAACAACTCCGCTATCAAATACATTAAGAACTTTGGCAAGATCATCCGCCTTTGTTTAGCAAGCGGCTGGCTGGATAAAGACCCTTTTGTAAATTACACAGCCAAAGTTAAACGGGTTGACAGGGTATTTTTAAACCGGGAAGAGTTACAGGACATAGCAGATAAAGTGTTTCCAACTGAACGGCTTAACCAGGTGAGGGATATTTTTCTTTTTTGTTGTTTCACAGGACTGGCTTATGCTGATGTGAAAAAATTGAAGCCTGCTGAAATAGTAAAAGGGCTTGACGGGGAGATGTGGATTTATACCAAGCGGAAAAAAACAGATACGCCAAGCCGTATTCCTTTACTGCCATCTGCATTAGGTTTGATAAAGAGATACGCAGATCATCCACTTTGTTGCAATACAGATAAAGCCCTCCCAGTATCTACTAATCAAAAAATGAATGCCTATTTGAAAGAGATTGCAGATGTTTGCGGCATCAATAAAGTACTCACGTTTCATATTGCCCGGCATACATTCGCCACTACGGTAACGCTGTCTAATGGCGTACCCATTGAAAGCGTATCAAAAATGTTAGGCCATACCAATATCAAAACAACCCAGCACTATGCCAAAATCTTAGATTTAAAAGTAGGTCAGGATATGGCATTGCTTAGGCAAAAGTTTGTTATTGATTAG
- a CDS encoding cupin domain-containing protein: MDTSIRKIYNPIQKDHVTFLKTSAETDGEYTLVEVELADGGGVGLHYHKTYSEKFDCIEGEVQIALGKKMRILKPGESATAEPNVNHLFRNRSGSPCKFLVELRPASEGFERSLQIGYGLANDGQCKPNGFPKDKLALAWLFDISESNLPGWMSVLEFVLRKQAKKARKKHIDKELIARYVRF, encoded by the coding sequence ATGGATACCAGCATCCGAAAAATTTATAATCCAATCCAGAAAGATCATGTAACGTTTTTAAAAACGTCGGCCGAAACCGATGGCGAATATACCCTTGTCGAAGTTGAGCTTGCCGATGGCGGAGGCGTGGGTTTACATTATCACAAAACTTACAGCGAAAAATTTGATTGTATCGAAGGCGAGGTACAAATAGCGCTGGGAAAAAAGATGCGCATCCTAAAGCCCGGTGAATCGGCTACCGCTGAACCGAATGTGAACCACCTGTTCAGGAATCGTAGCGGCTCGCCCTGTAAGTTTCTTGTTGAGTTACGACCGGCCAGCGAGGGGTTCGAACGTTCATTACAGATCGGCTACGGCCTGGCCAACGACGGACAATGCAAACCGAATGGGTTCCCTAAAGATAAGCTGGCGCTCGCCTGGCTATTCGACATTAGTGAAAGCAATCTGCCCGGCTGGATGAGTGTGCTCGAATTTGTTTTGCGCAAACAGGCCAAAAAAGCGCGTAAAAAGCATATCGACAAGGAACTCATCGCCAGATATGTGAGATTTTGA
- a CDS encoding MerR family transcriptional regulator, whose amino-acid sequence MTQKKDLSFDYDFLNRLIVGIGEVAQLTGIPARQIRYWEDKGIIASITEEEGKNRRYNYENIKKILLIKELLDEGYTLDAAATKIQARMQMIEQTLLKLKK is encoded by the coding sequence ATGACACAAAAAAAAGACTTGTCTTTTGATTACGATTTTTTAAACAGGCTTATAGTAGGGATAGGGGAGGTCGCACAACTAACGGGAATACCTGCGCGACAGATACGTTATTGGGAAGACAAAGGAATAATAGCAAGCATTACAGAAGAGGAAGGAAAGAACCGGCGATACAATTATGAAAATATCAAAAAAATATTACTGATAAAGGAGCTTTTGGATGAAGGGTATACGCTGGATGCCGCCGCAACCAAAATACAGGCCCGCATGCAGATGATAGAGCAGACCTTATTGAAATTGAAAAAATAA
- a CDS encoding nuclear transport factor 2 family protein, with amino-acid sequence MTTSDQSTKTVSNFFEALGKGDSDAAINLFDEQAQIILVRPSENRDAEDLYGTYTGKKGAAGFLSNFSKTFSPQEFSVQNLIGNDQVAFANGNFTHKVIATGKLFSSNWALMCIVKNEKISEYRFYEDSSAFDAANS; translated from the coding sequence ATGACAACATCAGATCAATCGACCAAAACTGTAAGCAATTTTTTTGAAGCACTTGGAAAAGGCGATTCAGACGCTGCGATCAATTTATTTGACGAACAAGCGCAAATTATATTGGTAAGGCCATCGGAAAACAGGGACGCTGAAGACCTGTATGGCACCTATACCGGTAAAAAGGGGGCGGCTGGTTTCTTGTCCAATTTTAGCAAAACTTTTAGCCCCCAGGAATTTTCAGTACAAAACTTAATAGGCAACGACCAGGTTGCCTTTGCGAACGGGAACTTTACACATAAGGTGATAGCGACGGGGAAGCTTTTCAGCAGCAATTGGGCTCTTATGTGTATCGTCAAAAACGAAAAGATTTCAGAATATCGTTTCTATGAGGACTCATCTGCGTTTGACGCCGCAAATAGTTAA
- a CDS encoding helix-turn-helix domain-containing protein: MVLSHQKFYFEGKCLIEKLSIRAPYRFTANFHNQACFIYFREGQTKITSPNEQQTIRSGESVLLNCGNYFADLLNYHDAKAFEILAFHLYTDSLKKIYADEIPYFIKKPDNKEFIYKVASVDVIRKFVESLYFYFDNPGLVNDELLKLKIKELILLLMQTSNAQSIMALFSNLFTPRLLNVKDVVNSHLFSDLSINDLAKLCNLSVSTFNRTFQDMFDDTPASYIKTKRLERAKELLLVSSLSVSEIAFQTCFNDAAHFSRSFKTAYTCSPTEFRLLQKTGKA; this comes from the coding sequence ATGGTGTTGAGTCATCAAAAGTTTTATTTTGAAGGTAAATGCTTAATAGAAAAGTTAAGTATCCGCGCTCCGTACAGGTTTACAGCAAATTTTCACAACCAAGCCTGTTTTATATATTTCCGGGAAGGGCAAACAAAAATTACTTCGCCCAACGAACAACAGACCATCAGATCAGGGGAATCAGTTTTGCTGAACTGCGGAAATTATTTTGCCGACCTTTTAAATTATCACGATGCCAAAGCTTTCGAAATACTTGCATTTCACCTGTATACCGACAGCCTGAAAAAAATTTATGCCGATGAAATACCCTACTTCATTAAAAAACCTGATAATAAGGAGTTTATATATAAAGTCGCATCGGTAGATGTGATCAGGAAATTTGTTGAAAGCTTATATTTTTATTTTGACAATCCCGGGTTGGTAAATGACGAGCTTCTGAAACTTAAAATTAAGGAACTTATCCTGTTGCTTATGCAAACAAGCAATGCCCAGTCGATAATGGCTTTGTTTTCAAATCTATTTACACCGAGGTTATTAAATGTAAAGGATGTTGTCAATAGTCACTTATTTTCAGACCTGTCTATTAATGATCTGGCCAAGCTGTGCAACTTAAGTGTATCCACCTTTAATCGCACATTTCAGGATATGTTTGATGATACCCCTGCCAGCTACATAAAAACAAAACGGCTGGAGCGCGCGAAAGAATTGCTTTTAGTGAGTTCATTGTCCGTTAGCGAAATCGCGTTTCAAACCTGCTTTAACGATGCTGCCCACTTTTCAAGGTCGTTTAAAACCGCTTATACTTGCTCACCAACGGAATTCAGGTTATTACAGAAAACAGGTAAGGCGTAA
- a CDS encoding SDR family oxidoreductase — protein MENNYSLKDKVIVVTGGTGILGNSFIKGIAEAGGVVGILGRNEATANERADAINKNGGRAVALIADALNKEQLVAAKERVLSTFGRIDGLVNGAGGNMPEGVLQPDEDIFSMNLDGMKGVMELNLWGTLLPTQVFGEEIAKTGKGSIVNISSMNSKRAVTKVLGYNMGKAAMDCYNQWFAVELANRYGDKIRMNAIAPGFFLTEQNRSLLTKPEGGYTPRGESVIRNTPFKRFGHPDELIGALVWLLSDASAFVTGAMICVDGGFSVFSGV, from the coding sequence ATGGAAAATAACTATTCATTAAAAGATAAAGTAATTGTTGTTACAGGCGGTACCGGGATATTGGGGAATTCATTTATAAAAGGGATTGCTGAAGCAGGCGGAGTGGTTGGTATTTTGGGCCGAAACGAAGCCACTGCCAACGAACGGGCCGATGCTATCAATAAAAACGGCGGCAGGGCAGTAGCATTGATTGCGGATGCGCTGAATAAGGAACAATTGGTAGCTGCAAAGGAACGGGTACTAAGCACCTTTGGACGAATAGACGGGCTTGTAAATGGCGCGGGGGGCAATATGCCTGAAGGCGTTTTACAGCCCGACGAGGATATCTTCAGCATGAATCTTGACGGGATGAAAGGTGTTATGGAACTGAATCTTTGGGGGACGCTGTTACCCACGCAGGTTTTCGGCGAAGAGATTGCGAAAACAGGCAAAGGGAGTATCGTGAACATATCGTCAATGAATTCAAAACGGGCAGTAACCAAAGTGCTTGGTTATAACATGGGTAAAGCAGCCATGGATTGCTATAACCAGTGGTTTGCTGTCGAACTTGCCAACAGGTACGGCGATAAGATACGTATGAACGCCATAGCGCCGGGCTTTTTCCTGACAGAGCAAAACCGGAGTTTATTAACCAAACCCGAAGGTGGTTACACCCCCCGCGGCGAATCGGTTATCCGTAATACACCTTTTAAACGGTTCGGGCATCCGGACGAATTGATAGGGGCATTGGTTTGGCTATTAAGCGATGCATCTGCATTTGTAACCGGTGCGATGATTTGTGTAGATGGAGGATTTTCGGTATTTAGCGGGGTTTAG
- the kduI gene encoding 5-dehydro-4-deoxy-D-glucuronate isomerase, translating into MKILHSVHPDDFRSYQTQQIRERFLIDHIVEPYKINCVYTHYDRMIVGAANPVNKSLELGNYSNLRSQYFLERREIGIINVGGDGEIRVDGEVYAVNKLDCLYAGKGVKDIIFSSKNYQHPAVFYMLSAPAHADYPTVIMTHDDAAKVSAGDVSTANRRTINKYIHMDGIRSCQLVMGLTTLQDGCVWNTMPPHTHDRRMETYFYFDLPPGQKVFHYMGKGDETRHIAINNYEAVVSPPWSIHSGCGTASYGFIWGMAGENQDYTDMDPIAIHEIS; encoded by the coding sequence TTGAAGATACTGCACAGCGTTCATCCTGATGATTTCAGATCGTATCAAACCCAGCAAATACGCGAAAGGTTTTTGATAGATCATATCGTGGAGCCATATAAGATCAATTGCGTTTATACACATTACGACCGTATGATAGTAGGGGCGGCAAACCCGGTGAATAAGAGTCTCGAATTGGGGAACTATTCGAACCTTAGATCGCAATATTTTTTGGAACGGCGCGAGATCGGCATAATCAATGTGGGGGGCGATGGAGAGATCAGGGTTGATGGCGAGGTTTATGCGGTGAATAAACTGGATTGCCTTTATGCAGGAAAAGGGGTAAAGGACATTATTTTTTCGAGCAAAAACTACCAACACCCCGCGGTGTTTTACATGCTGTCGGCCCCGGCTCATGCCGATTACCCAACGGTAATTATGACGCATGACGATGCAGCGAAAGTTAGCGCAGGCGATGTGTCGACAGCGAACAGGCGAACTATCAACAAATACATCCACATGGATGGCATTCGAAGCTGCCAGTTGGTGATGGGGCTTACCACATTGCAGGATGGCTGCGTTTGGAATACAATGCCGCCACATACGCATGACAGGCGTATGGAGACTTATTTTTATTTCGACCTGCCGCCGGGGCAAAAAGTATTTCACTACATGGGCAAAGGTGATGAGACCAGGCATATCGCTATAAATAATTATGAAGCTGTTGTTTCGCCGCCCTGGAGCATACATTCGGGTTGCGGTACTGCCAGCTACGGTTTTATTTGGGGCATGGCGGGCGAGAATCAGGACTACACGGATATGGATCCTATTGCGATACACGAGATCAGTTAA
- a CDS encoding YhcH/YjgK/YiaL family protein, whose product MKFLRITIILLLFVVTGNSAFAQQQWTSASAKKWIKSRDWAHGSTIKLSPSADYLEFAKQYHANKSYWDKAFGFLTDPKLDTLKPGKYAIDGDNVYAIITEALSKGFERSAWESHKNYIDLHYLIRGKEKIGSAPVATATVTNPYDATKDAANYTAEGKYYIAGPGEVFLFFPGDAHRPNIKVEGYDTVKKLVIKIRYASDAQ is encoded by the coding sequence ATGAAATTTCTCCGTATTACAATAATCCTATTACTGTTTGTAGTTACAGGCAACTCTGCATTTGCCCAGCAACAATGGACTTCTGCATCGGCAAAAAAGTGGATTAAAAGCCGTGATTGGGCCCATGGTTCAACCATCAAACTGAGTCCGTCTGCTGACTACCTTGAATTTGCAAAACAATATCATGCCAATAAATCATATTGGGACAAGGCGTTCGGGTTTTTAACTGATCCTAAACTTGATACATTAAAGCCCGGTAAATATGCAATCGACGGTGACAATGTGTACGCCATTATAACCGAAGCGCTTTCGAAGGGATTTGAAAGATCAGCATGGGAATCACACAAAAACTATATCGATCTTCATTATCTCATCAGGGGGAAAGAAAAAATAGGTTCGGCTCCAGTCGCAACAGCTACCGTAACAAATCCGTATGACGCGACTAAAGATGCGGCCAATTACACCGCTGAAGGCAAATACTACATCGCGGGACCGGGCGAGGTCTTTTTATTTTTTCCCGGTGACGCCCATCGGCCAAATATTAAGGTCGAGGGGTACGATACGGTAAAGAAACTCGTCATAAAGATCAGGTATGCAAGCGATGCGCAATAG
- a CDS encoding right-handed parallel beta-helix repeat-containing protein, producing MLARFLTFTAVFLLAIQCHAINYYLSTSTGNDTYTYLQAQSKTTPWKTIAALNTNFSRMKPGDSILFKCGETFTGSISITKSGIAGSPIVISSWGTGARPVITGLVPTGSWVSLGGGVYSATCPLAGTTVNMVTLNGVSQPIGRYPNANATNGGYLNIDSHTANTQVVSSQLNTAVNWTGADIVFRKNHWVITHGTVTSNTATVVNYSETSAYQPINNWGFFFQNHPATLDLPGEWYYDAVNKKILMYFGATTPTNGSVMVAGYDYLVNFSVQNYITIKGLAFVGSNLSLINLFTSTAFTVTNCTLSNAGQHGLYANVTTNLVVSNCSVQNTASNGIVSRNQTNTTVSNDTLTNIGIIAGMGVPNDAASYEGIIVTGPNTGATISNNSIVNVGYNGIDFGGDNTIVKNNYVDNFELIKDDGGAIYTYAGDVDSLTNHVGIQLTNNILLNTVGAPAGSTGVFPGCASGIYLDDNTTGVTMTGNSIANCLTGVYFHHARNNVLNGNTIFNNRLCQVLFQHNGTKYTIKNNTVTNNIIYSVYKTQFTLSLQSIMNDIPRFATWSGNYYSNTIDNIFPISYNGMLINLVLWQHNYNKDLSSYNAISLPLYNVTLTTKRTFFNNGAFNKNINGGVSWSANGNFKAIWDNTGVLDAGTFKGYFSFISGSAGNNPMLQFNIGPVTTTAPYMVKFSMKSTHGYRRLAIFLLNNSAPYNQVSETKYLLLDSNRTENTLMITPTSACANTAVVLRLENEDVSLYLDNLNFYSTTSTLIDPNTQLLFAYNNTMSNKVVKLASTYVDAKNTVYKVSTTLAPFTSVLLIKKQDTTITKPPIVYSEPKAANDILAFNATQKSNATIGVYPNPASEYIIINLNGADVKNLNIKLLNTRGDVIMNQQVQVTDTSYRLDLNQKPKPGTYFLQVSGDGLNQASKVVII from the coding sequence ATGTTGGCGAGGTTTTTGACTTTCACTGCGGTATTTTTGCTGGCTATACAGTGCCATGCCATAAATTATTATTTGTCCACAAGTACCGGTAACGATACTTATACTTACTTACAGGCCCAAAGCAAAACTACCCCCTGGAAAACCATAGCCGCTTTAAATACAAATTTCTCAAGGATGAAACCCGGTGATTCCATCCTGTTCAAATGCGGCGAAACATTTACCGGAAGCATCAGCATTACAAAATCGGGCATTGCAGGGTCACCTATTGTTATTTCGTCTTGGGGCACCGGCGCGAGGCCAGTTATAACCGGTCTTGTTCCTACGGGTTCATGGGTTAGTTTGGGCGGCGGTGTATATTCCGCAACTTGCCCCCTGGCCGGCACAACGGTAAATATGGTAACGCTTAACGGAGTTTCACAGCCTATCGGCAGGTACCCAAATGCAAATGCTACCAATGGCGGCTACCTTAATATCGATAGTCATACCGCCAATACCCAGGTAGTAAGCAGCCAATTAAATACTGCGGTAAACTGGACCGGGGCCGATATCGTATTCCGTAAAAACCACTGGGTGATTACTCACGGAACGGTAACCTCCAATACGGCAACCGTAGTTAATTATTCAGAAACTTCAGCTTACCAACCCATCAACAACTGGGGCTTCTTCTTCCAAAACCACCCGGCAACGCTTGATTTGCCGGGCGAATGGTATTATGACGCTGTAAACAAAAAAATACTGATGTATTTTGGCGCTACAACTCCAACCAATGGCAGTGTTATGGTAGCAGGGTATGATTACCTTGTAAATTTTAGCGTACAAAATTATATCACCATAAAAGGGCTTGCATTCGTTGGAAGTAACTTAAGCCTGATCAATCTTTTCACTTCTACCGCGTTTACTGTCACCAATTGCACCTTGAGTAATGCCGGTCAGCATGGCTTGTATGCCAACGTTACCACCAACCTAGTTGTCTCCAATTGCAGTGTTCAAAATACCGCCAGCAATGGGATAGTAAGCCGCAACCAGACAAACACCACAGTAAGTAACGATACGCTAACCAATATCGGTATTATAGCAGGCATGGGAGTTCCGAACGATGCTGCAAGTTATGAAGGCATCATTGTAACAGGGCCAAACACCGGGGCAACTATTTCAAACAACTCTATAGTTAATGTCGGATACAATGGCATCGACTTTGGCGGCGATAATACCATTGTTAAAAATAACTATGTTGACAATTTCGAGTTGATAAAGGACGACGGTGGCGCCATATATACTTATGCAGGCGACGTGGATTCATTAACCAATCACGTAGGTATACAGTTAACCAATAATATCTTATTAAATACGGTGGGCGCTCCGGCCGGATCGACCGGCGTATTCCCGGGCTGCGCTTCGGGCATATACCTGGATGACAATACTACCGGCGTTACAATGACCGGAAATTCGATAGCAAATTGTCTTACCGGAGTATATTTTCACCATGCGCGCAATAACGTACTCAATGGCAATACCATATTCAATAATAGGCTTTGCCAGGTCCTCTTCCAGCATAATGGCACTAAGTATACCATTAAGAATAATACGGTTACCAATAATATTATTTACTCCGTTTATAAGACTCAGTTTACGTTGTCGTTACAGTCAATTATGAATGACATACCCAGGTTTGCCACCTGGAGCGGGAATTATTACTCAAACACAATAGATAACATATTTCCCATCAGTTATAATGGCATGTTAATAAACCTGGTGTTATGGCAGCATAACTATAATAAGGACCTTTCATCATATAATGCCATTTCGTTGCCGCTTTATAACGTCACTTTGACTACTAAAAGGACATTTTTTAACAACGGTGCATTTAACAAAAACATCAATGGCGGTGTATCATGGTCGGCCAATGGCAACTTTAAGGCAATCTGGGACAATACAGGGGTGTTAGATGCAGGAACATTTAAAGGATATTTCTCATTTATATCCGGCTCGGCGGGTAATAACCCTATGCTTCAGTTCAACATAGGGCCTGTCACCACAACCGCACCCTACATGGTCAAATTCAGCATGAAGTCTACCCATGGTTACAGAAGGCTGGCTATATTTCTGTTAAACAACAGCGCCCCGTATAACCAGGTGTCCGAAACAAAATACCTATTACTGGATAGCAACCGGACAGAAAACACCCTTATGATAACGCCAACGTCTGCTTGCGCTAATACAGCAGTGGTTTTAAGGCTTGAGAATGAGGACGTAAGCTTGTATCTTGACAATTTGAATTTCTATTCAACCACGTCAACATTGATCGACCCTAATACGCAATTACTTTTTGCTTATAATAACACCATGAGTAACAAGGTAGTTAAGCTTGCAAGCACCTATGTCGACGCTAAAAATACCGTTTACAAGGTAAGCACAACACTTGCGCCGTTCACGTCGGTCCTGCTAATAAAAAAACAAGATACTACCATTACTAAACCCCCTATCGTTTATTCTGAACCCAAGGCTGCAAACGATATCCTTGCCTTCAATGCAACGCAAAAAAGCAACGCCACTATTGGCGTTTACCCTAATCCGGCCAGTGAGTATATTATCATCAACTTAAACGGTGCCGATGTGAAAAACCTCAACATCAAATTACTGAACACCCGCGGCGATGTGATAATGAACCAGCAAGTGCAAGTGACGGATACCAGTTACCGGCTCGATCTTAACCAAAAGCCCAAACCGGGCACCTACTTTTTACAGGTGAGTGGCGACGGACTTAACCAGGCAAGCAAAGTCGTTATTATTTAA
- the gmd gene encoding GDP-mannose 4,6-dehydratase yields MKKALITGVTGQDGAYLTEFLLNKGYEVHGIKRRSSLFNTDRIDHLYQDPHETNVKFKLHYGDLSDSTNLIRIIQQVQPDEIYNLGAMSHVKVSFDTPEYTANADGIGTLRLLEAIRILGLEKKTKIYQASTSELYGLVQAVPQSETTPFYPRSPYAVAKLYAYWITVNYREAYGIYACNGILFNHESPLRGETFVTRKITRAVAKIALGLQGSLFLGNLDAQRDWGHAKDYIEAMYLILQQEVPEDYVIATGVTTRVREFVRLAFKEVGIEVEFRGEGVDEKGYVVSCSHPDYQLEIGKQVVAVDPKYFRPTEVELLIGDPTKSNTKLGWKPKYDLAMLVSEMVATDVDHFRKEKLLKEYGYAIKNQFE; encoded by the coding sequence ATGAAAAAAGCATTAATTACAGGGGTAACCGGACAAGACGGCGCCTATCTAACTGAGTTTTTATTGAATAAAGGCTACGAAGTGCACGGTATCAAAAGAAGAAGCTCCCTGTTTAATACTGATCGTATCGACCACTTATACCAGGACCCTCATGAAACCAATGTAAAGTTCAAACTTCATTATGGCGATCTATCAGACTCGACAAACCTGATCAGGATCATTCAGCAGGTTCAACCCGACGAAATATACAACCTGGGTGCCATGTCGCACGTGAAGGTGAGCTTTGACACTCCTGAATATACCGCTAATGCAGATGGTATCGGTACGTTGCGATTGCTTGAAGCCATCAGGATACTCGGCCTGGAGAAAAAAACAAAAATCTACCAGGCTTCCACTTCCGAATTGTACGGTTTGGTACAGGCCGTTCCGCAGTCCGAAACCACCCCGTTTTACCCACGCTCGCCTTACGCCGTGGCTAAACTGTATGCCTATTGGATAACGGTGAATTATCGCGAAGCTTATGGAATATATGCCTGCAACGGTATTCTTTTTAATCACGAGAGCCCTTTACGCGGCGAAACATTCGTAACACGTAAGATCACCAGGGCGGTAGCCAAAATTGCGCTCGGCCTGCAAGGCAGCCTTTTCCTGGGTAACCTCGACGCGCAGCGCGACTGGGGCCATGCTAAGGATTATATCGAAGCAATGTACCTGATCCTTCAACAGGAAGTACCTGAGGATTATGTAATAGCAACCGGAGTTACTACCCGCGTACGCGAGTTTGTACGCCTTGCTTTTAAAGAAGTAGGTATTGAAGTTGAATTCCGGGGAGAAGGTGTTGACGAAAAAGGATACGTGGTATCTTGTTCTCACCCTGACTACCAGTTAGAAATTGGCAAACAAGTTGTAGCTGTCGATCCTAAATACTTCCGCCCTACCGAAGTTGAATTGTTGATTGGTGATCCTACAAAATCAAATACCAAACTCGGCTGGAAACCTAAATATGACCTTGCCATGCTGGTAAGCGAAATGGTTGCAACCGACGTTGATCACTTCAGAAAAGAAAAACTACTGAAAGAATACGGCTATGCTATAAAGAATCAGTTCGAATAA